From Anaerohalosphaera lusitana, one genomic window encodes:
- a CDS encoding VanZ family protein, protein MSVDLGTFGFDKLLHAGAYFIITLSVLWSFEGRHRLFLTTVACTVASWGAFDELTQPMFGRTTSAGDWLADCVGVGLAVLLYRGIKMISDKQKQQEIDPCEEYIEISVEENKVS, encoded by the coding sequence ATGTCCGTCGACCTTGGTACATTCGGTTTTGACAAGCTGCTGCATGCCGGAGCCTATTTTATCATCACGCTGTCCGTTCTGTGGTCATTTGAGGGACGGCATCGGCTATTTTTAACGACCGTGGCATGTACAGTAGCTTCGTGGGGAGCATTTGATGAGCTTACACAGCCGATGTTTGGCCGAACTACATCAGCGGGCGACTGGCTGGCCGACTGTGTGGGAGTGGGGTTGGCAGTACTGCTATATAGAGGTATTAAGATGATTTCTGACAAACAAAAACAGCAGGAAATAGATCCTTGCGAAGAATACATTGAGATTTCCGTCGAGGAGAACAAAGTTTCATGA
- a CDS encoding NAD-dependent epimerase/dehydratase family protein, which yields MKVLITGGAGFIASHIVEHFAGKAEITVLDNLRSGYRRNLEGRDVEFIEGSITDRAAVKRAVAGADYVFHLAAMVSVPESMQQPSECVDINVHGLLNVLKESAAADVKKLVFSSSAAIYGDNPTVPKLENMLPEPKSPYAITKLDGEYYCRMFAEEGRLETCCLRYFNVFGPRQDPNSAYAAAAVPIFISKALANEPITIFGDGTQTRDFIYVKDIVAANIYAAANENCRGVYNVAYGKRLSINDLAERIIRLTGSKSEIHYAPERPGDVKHSQACIDQIVQAGFTPDCDFDSGLLATIDYFKNTH from the coding sequence ATGAAAGTTCTAATCACCGGTGGGGCTGGGTTTATTGCCAGCCATATCGTCGAGCATTTTGCCGGCAAAGCTGAGATAACCGTTTTGGACAATCTGCGATCTGGCTATCGGCGGAATCTTGAAGGGCGTGACGTGGAGTTTATTGAAGGGTCGATTACCGATCGTGCGGCTGTGAAAAGAGCGGTTGCGGGGGCGGATTACGTCTTTCATCTGGCGGCGATGGTCAGCGTGCCAGAATCGATGCAGCAGCCCAGTGAGTGCGTGGACATAAACGTCCATGGCCTGCTCAATGTACTTAAAGAATCTGCGGCGGCTGATGTAAAAAAGCTCGTTTTCTCCAGTTCGGCCGCTATCTACGGCGATAACCCCACCGTCCCCAAACTGGAAAATATGCTGCCCGAGCCAAAGAGCCCGTATGCTATAACCAAGCTGGACGGCGAATACTACTGCCGGATGTTTGCCGAAGAAGGGCGGCTGGAAACTTGCTGTCTGCGATATTTCAACGTGTTCGGACCGCGACAGGACCCCAACAGTGCATATGCTGCTGCTGCTGTGCCGATCTTTATCAGCAAGGCACTTGCTAACGAACCGATCACAATCTTTGGCGACGGCACTCAGACTCGTGATTTTATATACGTCAAGGACATAGTCGCTGCCAACATATACGCCGCTGCCAATGAAAACTGCCGAGGCGTTTACAACGTGGCATATGGCAAACGCCTCTCGATAAATGATCTCGCCGAGCGGATCATTCGGCTGACCGGCTCAAAATCCGAGATACACTATGCCCCTGAACGCCCAGGCGATGTGAAGCATTCCCAGGCTTGCATCGACCAAATCGTCCAGGCTGGGTTTACGCCCGATTGCGATTTTGATTCGGGCCTGTTGGCAACCATTGATTACTTCAAGAACACACACTAA
- a CDS encoding glycosyltransferase family 4 protein, translated as MSKNNSKRILFLTHYFPPESNAPASRVYEMTKRWVAAGHDVTVLTCAPNVPNGIVYEGYKNKFRQTELIDGINVIRVWSYMAANKGTLRRTLNYLTYMLSAIFWGLFVKKPDVIIATSPQFFCGWAGVWLKRLRRVPFILEIRDIWPETVVAIGAIKNRNLLRLFEWLEIKMYKASDIIVTVGEGYRQKLLERNVSSKKIVIVSNGADLNFFKPSDPDSQLLESIGIKDKFICSFIGTVGMCSGLKVIVDAAKLLSQKGYSELVFLVVGDGAVRQELQAESEKLKLSNIVFTGRRPKIEMPKFIASSDVCLAHLQKKDLFKTVIPSKIFEAAAMAKPIVLGVEGFAAKLLNEAKAGICIEPENYVELADALILLYEDPNRKTQYGQSGYSYVLKNFNRDKLAKDYLNTIECLVGMGK; from the coding sequence ATGAGCAAAAATAATAGTAAAAGGATATTGTTTCTGACTCACTACTTTCCACCCGAAAGTAATGCCCCAGCCTCTCGTGTTTATGAAATGACAAAACGCTGGGTAGCCGCTGGTCATGATGTGACGGTATTGACCTGCGCTCCTAATGTCCCCAATGGCATAGTCTATGAGGGATATAAGAATAAGTTCCGGCAAACTGAGCTAATTGATGGCATTAATGTAATTCGTGTCTGGAGCTATATGGCAGCCAATAAAGGTACGCTACGGCGAACTCTCAACTATCTAACATATATGCTCAGTGCGATCTTTTGGGGTTTATTTGTCAAAAAGCCTGATGTGATTATTGCCACCAGTCCACAGTTTTTCTGTGGATGGGCTGGTGTTTGGCTGAAAAGATTGCGTCGAGTACCATTCATTTTGGAAATTAGAGATATTTGGCCGGAGACGGTTGTTGCGATCGGAGCAATAAAGAATAGGAACTTGTTGAGGCTTTTTGAGTGGCTTGAGATAAAGATGTATAAAGCTTCCGATATTATCGTTACAGTGGGAGAAGGGTATCGACAGAAACTATTAGAAAGAAATGTGTCTTCAAAGAAGATAGTTATAGTGTCAAATGGGGCTGACTTAAACTTTTTTAAACCTTCAGATCCCGATTCTCAGTTGCTAGAGAGCATCGGAATAAAGGATAAATTTATTTGTTCGTTTATTGGTACTGTTGGCATGTGTTCTGGCTTGAAAGTAATTGTGGATGCTGCTAAGCTATTGTCACAAAAAGGGTATAGTGAGCTAGTTTTTTTGGTGGTTGGCGATGGTGCTGTGCGTCAAGAATTACAAGCTGAATCAGAAAAACTAAAACTATCGAATATTGTGTTTACTGGGCGGCGACCAAAAATAGAAATGCCTAAATTCATTGCAAGTTCCGATGTATGTTTGGCCCATCTACAAAAAAAAGATTTGTTTAAAACTGTTATTCCATCAAAAATATTTGAAGCTGCCGCTATGGCAAAACCTATTGTGTTGGGGGTAGAAGGGTTTGCTGCTAAATTACTTAATGAGGCTAAAGCTGGTATTTGTATCGAACCAGAGAATTATGTAGAGCTTGCTGATGCGTTAATTCTGCTATATGAAGATCCTAATAGGAAAACACAATATGGTCAGTCAGGATATAGCTATGTTCTCAAAAATTTTAATAGGGATAAGCTTGCTAAAGACTATCTGAATACAATAGAGTGTTTAGTTGGTATGGGTAAATAA
- a CDS encoding methionyl-tRNA formyltransferase has protein sequence MKIIILTQEENLYLPQSFATVCRAFPDEVVCIVASPAMSTHGGAVKGFLKHFQLFGIRGTWIMACRLIIAKLKGRFAKPSSEGPFHSIKQVADGFDIPYYHVPKVREQQFQYILDKYRPDLLISISCPQIIGKKIRERIPMGCINVHGAPLPKYRGLMPAFWVLRNGETETATSVHDLMAKLDDGEILVQKKVAIDPNDTWDSLVTKTKAEGARALVEAIEQIKAGTVQRKPNREEDATYFSFPTAEDRKAFIKAGRSFF, from the coding sequence ATGAAAATCATTATTCTCACCCAAGAAGAAAATCTGTATCTGCCGCAATCCTTTGCCACGGTGTGCCGGGCCTTTCCCGATGAAGTGGTCTGTATCGTGGCATCACCGGCCATGAGTACGCATGGAGGGGCGGTAAAGGGCTTTCTCAAACATTTTCAGTTGTTTGGTATCAGGGGCACCTGGATCATGGCCTGTCGTTTGATTATAGCCAAGCTCAAGGGTAGGTTCGCCAAGCCGTCATCTGAAGGGCCGTTTCATTCCATAAAGCAGGTGGCCGATGGTTTTGATATACCATATTATCATGTGCCTAAAGTCCGGGAGCAGCAGTTCCAGTATATCCTGGACAAGTACAGGCCAGATCTGCTCATATCCATCAGCTGCCCGCAGATCATCGGTAAAAAGATCAGGGAGCGCATACCCATGGGCTGTATTAATGTCCATGGCGCGCCATTGCCGAAATATCGCGGGCTGATGCCTGCTTTCTGGGTGCTGCGTAACGGAGAAACTGAAACCGCTACCAGTGTCCATGATTTAATGGCTAAGCTGGACGATGGAGAAATTCTGGTACAGAAGAAGGTTGCAATTGATCCTAATGACACCTGGGATTCCCTGGTGACCAAAACCAAGGCTGAGGGTGCGAGGGCACTTGTTGAGGCCATAGAACAGATTAAGGCCGGCACAGTTCAGCGTAAACCTAATCGTGAAGAAGACGCGACTTATTTTTCATTCCCGACAGCAGAAGATAGGAAGGCCTTTATTAAAGCGGGGAGGAGTTTCTTCTGA
- a CDS encoding bi-domain-containing oxidoreductase, producing the protein MEIAEVPCPQVGAGQVLIQTRASLISAGTERMLVEFSQANLIQKARQQPDKVKQVLDKMKTDGLMPTLEAVFRKLDEPMPLGYCNAGVVLEVGSGVTDLQPGDRVISNGNHAEVVCVPRNLVAKIPDGVTDEQAAFTVLSSIALQGIRLVQPTLGERVMVFGMGLIGIITTQLLRASGCDVLGVDFNSQRLAMAEKFGAKTVDLSKGADPIAAANGWTGEQGVDAVIITAAAKTDEIMHQAAESCRKRGRIVLVGVVGLNLRRDDFFKKEITFQVSASYGPGRYDENYEQMGQDYPLGFVRWTEGRNFQAVLGAMASGGLNVDPLITHNYKLDDALSAYDKIQNDPSALGVILEYPQQVEQSTKVQVTAPASKKAGSGIVGVIGAGNFSVSTILPCLKKTDARLKYICGKSNPPAVQHAAKKFEIENALTDYERVLADGEVDTVFIVTGHHTHAKFVTEALAAGKHVFVEKPLCIYPEDMPDIADAVAKCPDRQVMVGFNRRYSPHTMKIKELLVGRGGPLTMNMTVNAGDIPADIWIQDPKRGGGRIIGEGCHFMDLLSYIAESPIRSVSAMMVGDGPAIREDKMSIILGFEDGSVGTVNYFANGAKSYPKETLEVFSDGRVLRLDNFRKTTGYGFKGFKKFKTTRQDKGHAAEIAGFIQRVKEGGEPMIEYCWLENITRASFAAVESARERKTVEL; encoded by the coding sequence ATGGAAATAGCAGAGGTGCCCTGCCCCCAAGTGGGTGCTGGGCAAGTTCTGATTCAGACCCGGGCATCGTTGATCTCCGCGGGCACTGAACGGATGTTGGTCGAGTTTTCTCAAGCCAATCTTATCCAAAAAGCCCGGCAGCAGCCGGACAAGGTCAAGCAGGTACTGGACAAGATGAAAACCGATGGTTTGATGCCGACACTGGAGGCAGTCTTTCGCAAACTCGATGAGCCTATGCCGCTTGGTTACTGCAATGCCGGGGTTGTGCTGGAGGTTGGATCTGGAGTAACAGATCTGCAGCCAGGCGACAGGGTTATTAGCAACGGGAATCATGCGGAGGTCGTCTGTGTTCCTAGGAATCTTGTCGCAAAGATTCCGGATGGCGTTACAGACGAGCAGGCGGCTTTTACTGTGCTCAGCAGCATCGCCTTGCAAGGGATCAGGCTTGTCCAGCCGACTCTGGGCGAAAGGGTTATGGTTTTTGGCATGGGCCTGATCGGTATCATCACCACGCAGTTGCTGAGGGCGAGCGGTTGTGATGTGCTTGGCGTTGACTTCAATAGCCAGCGGCTGGCAATGGCTGAGAAGTTCGGCGCGAAGACAGTGGATCTGTCCAAGGGGGCCGATCCGATCGCTGCGGCTAACGGCTGGACAGGGGAGCAGGGAGTTGATGCTGTAATTATTACTGCTGCTGCAAAGACGGATGAGATCATGCACCAAGCCGCTGAGAGCTGCCGTAAGCGTGGCCGGATTGTGCTTGTTGGGGTAGTAGGCTTGAACCTGCGGCGTGATGACTTCTTTAAGAAGGAAATCACCTTCCAAGTATCCGCCAGCTATGGTCCGGGTCGTTATGATGAAAATTATGAGCAGATGGGGCAGGATTATCCGCTGGGGTTCGTTCGCTGGACCGAAGGGCGAAACTTTCAGGCAGTACTTGGTGCGATGGCCTCAGGCGGTTTGAATGTCGATCCGCTTATCACCCATAATTACAAGCTGGATGATGCTCTCAGTGCATATGACAAAATTCAGAATGACCCTTCGGCTCTGGGGGTTATACTTGAGTATCCCCAGCAGGTTGAGCAGAGTACAAAAGTGCAGGTTACTGCGCCTGCATCAAAAAAGGCTGGCAGCGGTATTGTGGGCGTGATCGGTGCCGGTAATTTCTCAGTAAGTACTATCTTGCCATGTCTCAAGAAGACCGATGCCAGGTTGAAATATATCTGCGGCAAAAGCAACCCTCCAGCTGTACAACATGCGGCGAAGAAATTCGAGATTGAAAATGCCTTGACTGATTATGAACGGGTTTTGGCAGATGGGGAAGTGGATACGGTGTTTATTGTTACCGGCCACCACACTCATGCTAAATTTGTGACTGAGGCTCTGGCGGCAGGAAAACATGTCTTTGTCGAAAAACCGCTTTGCATATATCCAGAAGATATGCCAGACATCGCTGATGCGGTTGCAAAATGCCCCGACCGGCAGGTCATGGTCGGGTTCAATCGTCGCTACAGCCCTCATACAATGAAGATCAAGGAATTGCTTGTCGGTCGTGGTGGTCCCCTGACCATGAATATGACCGTTAATGCAGGTGACATTCCTGCTGACATCTGGATACAGGACCCAAAACGCGGCGGTGGCCGCATTATTGGCGAAGGCTGTCACTTTATGGATCTGCTCAGTTATATTGCTGAGAGTCCGATCCGGTCAGTCTCGGCGATGATGGTGGGTGATGGCCCGGCTATTCGCGAAGATAAAATGTCGATTATTTTGGGGTTCGAAGATGGCTCGGTCGGTACCGTTAATTATTTTGCTAATGGTGCTAAGAGCTATCCGAAAGAAACGTTGGAAGTCTTTAGCGATGGTCGGGTACTAAGACTTGATAACTTCCGTAAAACCACTGGTTATGGCTTCAAGGGTTTTAAGAAGTTCAAAACTACGCGTCAGGACAAGGGGCATGCCGCTGAGATTGCCGGTTTTATCCAGCGGGTTAAAGAGGGCGGGGAGCCAATGATCGAATATTGTTGGCTTGAGAATATCACAAGGGCTAGTTTTGCAGCGGTAGAATCTGCTCGAGAACGAAAAACAGTTGAGCTATAA
- a CDS encoding UDP-glucose dehydrogenase family protein, protein MKVSVVGVGYVGLVAAACLAEGGNHVVCVDNDQKKIDDLNQGVIPIYEPGLTEIVKKNVEAGRLIFTTDLSEGVAKSLLVFIGVGTPSADDGSADISAVLAVAKDVARCMDGYRIVVTKSTVPVGTHKKVSDIISSYTEHPFDYVSNPEFLKEGSAVDDFLKPDRVIIGTTNPAVMEIMKQLYAPFMRKKSRMIFMDPASAEMAKYAANAMLATRITFMNELSGLCDELGADIEMVRHGIGSDGRIGSSFLFAGLGYGGSCFPKDVRALSFMGDGCGCEMTLAKAVQAANYKQQDRFAERVIEYYKNRPETTLAAWGLAFKARTDDVRESPALRCVNKFIAAGIKVKAYDPEAMETAVADIDGKVEMGENAYDILNGCDGLVIMTDWQEFRSPAFDDIKDKLNKAVIFDGRNLYEPPFVAKQGIEYHSIGRVSVFPQGVQQETDSLRMRA, encoded by the coding sequence ATGAAAGTATCGGTAGTTGGTGTTGGATATGTTGGTCTTGTTGCAGCTGCATGCCTTGCCGAGGGCGGCAATCATGTGGTCTGTGTTGATAACGATCAGAAAAAGATTGATGACCTTAACCAGGGCGTGATTCCAATCTATGAGCCGGGGCTTACCGAGATAGTCAAAAAGAATGTTGAGGCAGGAAGGCTCATCTTCACGACCGATCTTTCGGAAGGCGTTGCCAAATCGCTGCTTGTGTTCATTGGAGTTGGGACGCCCAGTGCGGACGATGGATCAGCTGACATATCGGCTGTTCTGGCGGTTGCGAAGGATGTTGCTCGCTGTATGGATGGCTACCGAATTGTCGTGACCAAGAGTACTGTTCCTGTCGGCACACACAAAAAGGTAAGCGATATTATTTCGAGTTATACCGAACATCCATTCGATTACGTCTCGAACCCCGAATTTCTGAAAGAAGGTTCGGCGGTGGACGATTTCTTAAAGCCTGATCGGGTCATCATAGGGACGACAAACCCAGCAGTAATGGAGATCATGAAACAGCTCTACGCACCCTTCATGCGTAAAAAGAGCAGGATGATTTTCATGGATCCAGCAAGTGCGGAGATGGCGAAATATGCCGCAAATGCCATGCTGGCTACCAGAATTACTTTCATGAATGAGTTAAGCGGTTTGTGCGATGAGCTTGGCGCAGATATTGAAATGGTTCGCCACGGAATTGGCAGTGATGGCCGAATAGGTTCATCTTTCCTGTTTGCAGGGCTAGGGTATGGCGGAAGCTGTTTTCCTAAGGACGTGCGGGCCTTATCTTTTATGGGTGATGGCTGCGGTTGCGAAATGACTTTGGCCAAAGCTGTTCAAGCTGCGAACTATAAGCAGCAGGATCGGTTTGCTGAACGTGTTATTGAGTATTATAAGAATCGACCTGAAACTACCCTGGCAGCCTGGGGTTTGGCGTTCAAGGCCCGAACCGACGATGTCCGCGAATCACCAGCATTGAGATGTGTCAATAAATTTATCGCTGCAGGTATCAAAGTCAAAGCTTATGACCCTGAGGCAATGGAAACTGCCGTGGCCGATATAGATGGCAAGGTCGAAATGGGTGAGAATGCTTATGACATACTCAACGGCTGCGATGGGCTCGTGATCATGACTGACTGGCAGGAGTTCCGCAGCCCGGCCTTCGATGACATAAAAGACAAACTCAACAAAGCGGTGATCTTTGATGGGCGAAACCTCTATGAGCCTCCCTTTGTGGCAAAGCAGGGGATCGAATATCATAGCATCGGGCGAGTTTCTGTATTTCCCCAGGGTGTCCAGCAGGAAACAGACAGCCTGAGAATGAGAGCATAA
- a CDS encoding XrtA system polysaccharide deacetylase: MISIDVEDWFHILDSSVTPEIRTWSDLPLRAQASMMKILEMLAETGTKATFFWLGWMAERMPQLVRRCADEGHEIASHGYGHILAYKAGRQAFREDIRKAKLILEGIVGQPVQGFRAPGFGITEKASWAFDVIKNVGYEYDTSVFPASRGHGGLLDAPLGLHFITTESGPLPEVPMSMVELFDKRFSIFGGGYLRLAPQGLIRWGIKQLHKQGQPLIIYVHPREVDPDHPRLPLGLVRRFKSYVNLRSTMPKLNWLCHNYSFFTMRELVADYVKSADREKLLKKLGNSEDKDWFDSVFFLKGDPS, encoded by the coding sequence GTGATCTCGATTGATGTCGAGGACTGGTTTCATATACTCGACTCTTCAGTCACGCCAGAGATTCGTACTTGGTCTGATCTGCCTTTACGGGCACAAGCAAGTATGATGAAGATCCTCGAGATGTTGGCAGAGACTGGTACAAAGGCCACCTTTTTCTGGCTGGGCTGGATGGCAGAGCGGATGCCGCAGCTGGTTAGGCGTTGTGCCGATGAGGGCCATGAGATTGCCAGTCATGGTTATGGCCATATTCTTGCCTATAAAGCAGGACGGCAGGCTTTTAGGGAGGATATACGTAAGGCAAAGTTGATCCTGGAAGGTATCGTTGGACAGCCTGTCCAAGGATTTCGGGCACCAGGATTTGGTATTACAGAAAAGGCTTCATGGGCTTTTGATGTGATCAAGAATGTGGGCTATGAATATGATACCAGCGTTTTTCCAGCTTCTCGTGGGCATGGTGGTTTATTGGATGCTCCTTTAGGTTTACACTTTATAACAACTGAGTCCGGACCTCTACCGGAGGTTCCGATGTCGATGGTAGAGCTATTTGATAAGCGGTTTAGCATCTTTGGCGGTGGCTATCTGCGGTTGGCCCCGCAGGGATTGATCCGATGGGGAATAAAACAGTTGCACAAGCAGGGGCAGCCGCTGATTATCTATGTGCATCCGCGTGAAGTCGATCCGGATCATCCCCGTCTACCGCTGGGTTTGGTGCGGCGGTTTAAGAGCTATGTCAATTTGAGATCGACCATGCCAAAGCTGAACTGGTTGTGCCACAATTATTCGTTCTTCACAATGCGTGAACTGGTGGCTGATTATGTGAAATCAGCAGACCGTGAAAAACTTCTGAAAAAGCTCGGAAATTCAGAAGATAAAGACTGGTTTGATTCTGTCTTTTTTTTGAAAGGAGATCCTTCTTGA
- a CDS encoding heparinase II/III family protein, which yields MQDNKTEHLLNGKFSFVNCTHNIGWMPEWNCEYLPKLWQYNLHYFEWLWALEYEDAKAVVSDWIDSHKLARGQVGWEPYPVSLRLMNWCGVFFSKHRVDIESDGEFTERLWKSFFLQCQWLIKHLEVHLLGNHYFENAAALVFVGSCFEGQSAKKWLDCGLGILHEQIPEQILPDGMHFELSPMYHSRMVYLLAILAATKNRLITELVEEPLERMVDALKKICHPDGQIALLNDSALGIYNEPDQLIEYCGKLLDRDFSQEQCGNFELPNAGYYGWRDKDDNYVICDAGNIGPDYIPGHAHADIFNFELSLGGQRVIIDSGVYDYVESDERRYCRSTAAHNTVEINGLDQCECWGAFRVARRGYPRDIKFQADENGFVLSGNHSGYERVPGGPIHHRAVHWHESGRLKICDRITSKRPVHSISHMHLHSECEIVSFNDHEIIVSYPAGQFLINMSKQSVVSIVNSHYCPRFGIKLKSNVICMTSEGSDIRLAYSLMNMD from the coding sequence ATGCAGGACAATAAGACTGAGCATCTTTTAAATGGTAAATTTTCATTCGTTAACTGCACACACAACATCGGTTGGATGCCTGAGTGGAACTGCGAGTATCTGCCTAAACTATGGCAATATAATCTGCACTACTTTGAGTGGCTTTGGGCTCTGGAGTATGAGGATGCAAAGGCAGTCGTCAGCGATTGGATCGATAGTCATAAGCTCGCCCGAGGGCAAGTCGGTTGGGAACCGTATCCAGTTTCACTGAGATTGATGAATTGGTGTGGTGTTTTCTTTTCAAAACATAGGGTGGACATTGAAAGCGATGGTGAATTTACTGAGCGACTATGGAAAAGTTTTTTTTTACAGTGCCAGTGGTTGATCAAACACTTAGAAGTGCATCTCCTGGGTAACCACTACTTTGAAAACGCTGCAGCTCTAGTATTTGTGGGTAGCTGTTTTGAGGGACAGTCGGCAAAGAAATGGCTTGATTGTGGCCTGGGCATCCTGCATGAGCAAATACCTGAGCAGATCCTGCCGGATGGGATGCATTTTGAATTGTCTCCCATGTATCACAGTCGAATGGTGTATCTGCTGGCAATATTGGCAGCGACGAAAAATCGACTAATTACTGAGCTGGTAGAAGAGCCACTGGAGCGTATGGTAGATGCCTTGAAAAAAATATGTCATCCTGATGGGCAGATTGCTCTTTTAAATGATAGTGCATTGGGAATTTACAACGAACCAGATCAGTTGATTGAATACTGTGGCAAGCTGCTTGATCGAGACTTTTCGCAGGAACAATGTGGCAACTTTGAACTGCCGAATGCAGGGTACTACGGGTGGCGCGATAAGGATGACAATTATGTGATCTGTGATGCGGGAAACATCGGGCCTGATTATATCCCCGGTCATGCACATGCGGATATATTCAATTTTGAATTGTCCTTAGGTGGTCAACGGGTCATTATCGACAGTGGAGTGTACGACTATGTCGAATCTGATGAGCGGCGGTATTGCCGTTCAACCGCTGCACATAACACAGTTGAAATTAATGGACTGGACCAGTGTGAGTGTTGGGGGGCGTTTCGCGTTGCCAGACGTGGTTATCCTCGTGATATTAAATTTCAAGCCGACGAGAATGGGTTTGTTCTCAGCGGGAACCATAGCGGCTATGAACGGGTACCAGGAGGGCCGATTCATCACAGGGCAGTTCACTGGCATGAATCTGGTAGATTAAAAATCTGTGATAGAATCACCTCAAAACGACCAGTGCATTCTATTTCTCATATGCATTTACATTCGGAATGTGAAATTGTATCGTTCAATGATCATGAAATTATTGTGAGTTACCCTGCAGGGCAGTTTCTAATCAATATGAGCAAACAAAGTGTAGTGTCGATAGTGAATTCACATTATTGTCCAAGGTTTGGTATTAAACTGAAGTCGAATGTTATCTGTATGACATCGGAAGGTTCGGATATTAGATTGGCATACAGCCTGATGAATATGGATTAA
- the wecB gene encoding non-hydrolyzing UDP-N-acetylglucosamine 2-epimerase — translation MKIINVVGARPNFMKIAPLMEAYNKNGQIEPLLVHTGQHYDEKMSDLFFRQLGIPEPDMNLGIGSASHAVQTAEIMKAFEPVCLEHKPDVVLVVGDVNSTIACGLVAVKLGIKLIHVEAGLRSGDRSMPEEINRILTDSISDLLFCTEQSGVDNLLAEGVEDDRIHMVGHVMIDTLLKNLEKAQKSNMLADLESRFGVNGDGYAVLTMHRPSNVDDPVVFSRILDALEVIQKDLPIIFPMHPRTRNNIAGTELGSRIEDMTNLHLLEPVGYLDFLKLTSSAKIVLTDSGGIQEETTVLQIPCITLRENTERPITAEIGSNQIVGTSTESILQAYSVVKSGQFRKPQVPPLWDGKAAERIVKALVKKI, via the coding sequence TTGAAAATAATCAATGTAGTTGGTGCCAGACCGAATTTTATGAAAATAGCCCCTCTGATGGAGGCTTATAATAAGAACGGACAAATTGAACCTCTACTTGTTCATACCGGTCAGCACTACGATGAAAAAATGAGTGATTTATTCTTCCGCCAGTTGGGGATCCCGGAGCCGGATATGAACCTTGGAATTGGTTCCGCTTCTCATGCTGTACAAACTGCAGAAATAATGAAGGCGTTTGAGCCTGTCTGTCTGGAGCATAAGCCAGATGTAGTTCTGGTTGTGGGGGATGTTAACAGTACGATAGCCTGCGGCCTGGTAGCAGTGAAGCTGGGCATAAAGCTGATCCATGTCGAGGCCGGCCTTCGCAGCGGCGACCGCTCTATGCCCGAGGAGATCAACCGTATTTTGACAGATTCGATTTCAGATCTGTTGTTCTGTACAGAGCAGAGCGGCGTTGACAATTTACTGGCAGAGGGAGTGGAAGACGACCGTATTCATATGGTCGGCCATGTTATGATCGACACACTGCTGAAGAATCTGGAAAAGGCTCAAAAGTCAAATATGCTTGCCGATCTTGAGTCCAGATTCGGTGTCAATGGCGATGGCTATGCAGTTTTGACTATGCATCGTCCGAGCAATGTGGATGATCCGGTAGTGTTCAGCCGTATTTTGGATGCGTTAGAAGTTATTCAGAAGGACTTGCCAATTATCTTCCCAATGCATCCGCGTACAAGGAACAATATCGCGGGTACTGAACTCGGCAGTCGAATCGAAGATATGACCAACTTGCATCTTCTCGAACCTGTGGGTTATCTGGATTTCTTGAAGCTAACCTCTTCCGCCAAAATAGTCCTTACCGATTCGGGCGGCATCCAGGAGGAAACTACTGTGCTCCAAATTCCTTGCATAACGCTTCGTGAGAATACCGAGCGACCCATCACAGCCGAAATCGGCTCTAACCAAATAGTCGGCACTAGCACGGAATCAATTCTGCAAGCTTATTCAGTGGTGAAATCAGGACAATTCCGCAAGCCGCAAGTACCGCCTCTGTGGGACGGCAAAGCTGCAGAGAGAATAGTGAAAGCATTAGTCAAAAAAATATAG